In one window of Balnearium lithotrophicum DNA:
- the gltX gene encoding glutamate--tRNA ligase, translated as MSVRVRFAPSPTGFMHVGNARTALFNYLFARHNGGKFVLRVEDTDLERHSEEAVNVIYEALKWMGINWDEGPDVGGPYGPYRQSERLDIYREYIEKLKERGLVYECYCTPEELEEMRKKQLERGEPPRYTGKCRNLTEEEREKLKAEGRKPVLRFKVPEDQEIVFNDLIKGEIRINSRQLGGDFVIVRSNGMPVYNFVVVIDDALMKITHVIRGEDHISNTPKQILLYRALGFNPPQFAHLPMILGADRSKLSKRHGSTSVREFKEKGYLPEAFTNFLALLGWYPKDGKEILSMEELIERFDIRDVNSAPAVFDTTKLNWLNQVYIRNYDLDKLLDLVVPYLEKAGFDVSKFERDWLKKVLEVTREYFTVLSDAPKYIETFLKDEFEISDEAKEFLKENPERIKVIELFYEKLKKFDGELSQDSFKKLVKEVGKELKVKGKNLFMPVRIALTGKMSGVELPILVELLGKERTLRRIENTLNHFKS; from the coding sequence ATGAGCGTTAGAGTAAGGTTTGCTCCAAGTCCTACCGGATTTATGCACGTTGGAAATGCAAGGACAGCTCTTTTTAACTACCTGTTTGCAAGGCACAACGGTGGAAAGTTTGTTCTAAGAGTTGAGGATACAGACTTAGAGAGGCACAGTGAGGAAGCTGTTAATGTTATATACGAGGCACTTAAGTGGATGGGAATTAACTGGGACGAAGGACCAGATGTCGGAGGACCTTACGGGCCTTACAGACAGTCTGAAAGGTTGGACATTTACAGGGAGTACATTGAAAAGTTGAAGGAAAGGGGACTCGTCTACGAGTGTTACTGTACTCCTGAAGAGTTGGAGGAAATGAGGAAAAAGCAGCTTGAGAGGGGAGAACCTCCAAGGTACACCGGAAAGTGTAGGAATTTAACGGAAGAAGAAAGGGAAAAATTGAAGGCAGAAGGTAGAAAGCCTGTTCTCAGGTTCAAGGTTCCTGAAGACCAGGAAATAGTTTTCAACGATTTGATAAAGGGAGAAATAAGGATAAACAGCAGGCAGTTGGGAGGAGATTTTGTCATTGTTCGCTCAAACGGAATGCCCGTTTACAACTTTGTTGTTGTAATTGATGATGCTCTGATGAAAATAACCCACGTAATAAGGGGAGAGGACCACATTTCAAACACTCCAAAGCAGATACTTCTCTACAGGGCTCTTGGCTTTAACCCTCCTCAGTTTGCCCACCTTCCCATGATTTTAGGAGCTGACAGGAGCAAACTTTCAAAGCGCCACGGTTCAACCTCCGTTAGAGAATTTAAGGAGAAGGGATACTTACCTGAGGCCTTTACGAACTTCTTGGCCCTCCTCGGCTGGTATCCAAAGGACGGGAAAGAGATTCTCTCAATGGAAGAGCTCATAGAGAGGTTTGACATAAGGGACGTAAACAGTGCTCCTGCAGTCTTTGACACAACGAAACTCAACTGGTTAAATCAGGTCTACATCAGAAACTACGACCTTGATAAGCTCTTAGACCTCGTAGTTCCTTACTTGGAAAAAGCAGGATTTGACGTTTCGAAGTTTGAGAGGGACTGGTTAAAAAAAGTCCTTGAAGTAACGAGGGAGTACTTTACGGTTCTCTCAGATGCTCCTAAGTATATAGAAACATTCTTAAAGGACGAATTTGAAATATCTGATGAAGCCAAGGAATTCCTTAAAGAAAATCCCGAAAGAATTAAGGTTATTGAACTCTTTTACGAAAAACTAAAAAAATTTGATGGAGAGCTCTCCCAGGATTCGTTTAAAAAGCTCGTAAAGGAGGTTGGAAAAGAGCTTAAAGTTAAGGGTAAAAACCTGTTTATGCCCGTAAGAATTGCTCTTACAGGTAAGATGAGCGGTGTAGAGCTCCCTATTCTTGTAGAACTTCTTGGAAAGGAGAGAACCTTGAGGAGAATTGAAAACACGTTAAATCACTTCAAATCCTAA
- the aroD gene encoding type I 3-dehydroquinate dehydratase codes for MQIGTVELGSIPRVIVALGENYVEGLERALRLKIDLIEARLDLLPEKTPDEFKKFLDSVADYGFYAVSTLRPVWEGGKFEGTESERLKLLKRVVSHPATGAVDVELRSEILDDVRELCKEKGKKLIVSYHDFKKTPENSEIEEILERAKGKGADIVKVAFMGRVKNDASRVCCLLSKFEFPKIFIVMGEFGAFTRVVGFSFGSLLTYTFFGRPVAPGQIEAERLIKLLSNLYSDYRKQREKFFPQNFLEVI; via the coding sequence ATGCAAATAGGAACTGTTGAGTTGGGAAGTATACCAAGAGTTATAGTTGCTCTGGGAGAAAACTACGTTGAAGGACTGGAAAGAGCTCTCAGGTTAAAGATAGACCTGATTGAAGCCCGTTTGGATTTACTGCCAGAGAAAACTCCCGATGAATTTAAGAAGTTCTTAGATTCTGTTGCCGACTACGGATTTTATGCAGTCTCCACGTTAAGGCCCGTTTGGGAGGGTGGAAAGTTTGAAGGAACGGAGTCTGAAAGGTTAAAACTCCTTAAACGTGTAGTTTCCCACCCTGCTACTGGAGCAGTTGATGTTGAACTGAGAAGTGAAATACTTGACGATGTAAGGGAACTCTGCAAAGAAAAGGGAAAAAAGCTGATAGTTTCCTATCACGATTTCAAAAAAACTCCCGAAAATTCAGAAATAGAGGAAATTTTAGAAAGGGCAAAAGGAAAGGGGGCCGATATCGTTAAGGTTGCATTTATGGGAAGAGTTAAGAATGACGCTTCGAGGGTCTGTTGTCTTCTTTCCAAATTTGAATTTCCAAAAATCTTCATTGTAATGGGAGAGTTTGGAGCTTTTACAAGGGTTGTAGGTTTTTCCTTCGGTTCTCTACTTACCTACACGTTCTTCGGCAGGCCAGTGGCTCCGGGTCAGATAGAGGCCGAAAGGCTTATTAAACTCCTGTCGAACCTCTACTCTGACTACAGAAAGCAGAGGGAGAAATTTTTCCCTCAAAATTTCCTTGAGGTGATATAA
- a CDS encoding bacterio-opsin activator: MVIEVQPKEVDYDALALRVFLKALELIGGPRALFEYRNLTWVPSLMEAAYAVVLKNEAMKTDDEIAEFIGITKQTVRNMLSADPELVMAKLQGELESKEVKVHTAGGLAKKAYEEVKSGNDYIAFISSVCEEYVKKPMEAVESGQPAQTCPDIGLVWPVYVLKAIKGMDFPVEESSKEELKERLKGIKVKDKQAEELVDKIEFPIKSPADLLHKLANSVKES; the protein is encoded by the coding sequence ATGGTAATAGAAGTTCAACCAAAGGAAGTTGATTACGATGCTCTTGCATTAAGGGTATTCTTAAAGGCCTTGGAGTTGATTGGTGGTCCTAGGGCACTCTTTGAGTACAGAAACTTAACTTGGGTTCCGAGTTTAATGGAAGCGGCATATGCAGTTGTTTTAAAGAACGAAGCGATGAAAACGGACGATGAAATTGCAGAGTTTATAGGAATTACAAAGCAAACTGTAAGGAATATGCTCTCTGCAGACCCTGAGCTTGTAATGGCGAAACTCCAGGGGGAGCTTGAGAGTAAAGAAGTAAAAGTACATACCGCTGGAGGCCTTGCTAAGAAGGCATACGAGGAAGTGAAGAGCGGTAACGACTACATAGCGTTTATTTCTTCTGTATGTGAGGAGTACGTTAAGAAACCCATGGAAGCCGTTGAGTCAGGTCAACCTGCACAGACGTGTCCCGATATAGGTCTTGTCTGGCCAGTTTATGTGCTGAAGGCCATTAAGGGCATGGATTTTCCCGTTGAGGAATCCAGTAAAGAGGAGTTAAAGGAACGTTTAAAAGGGATTAAAGTCAAGGATAAACAAGCCGAAGAGTTAGTTGATAAAATAGAGTTTCCCATTAAGAGCCCAGCAGACTTACTACATAAATTGGCTAATTCTGTAAAGGAATCTTAA
- the pilB gene encoding type IV-A pilus assembly ATPase PilB: protein MNRLDEGKLKQFIIDRLGLPPQLLEGEDWEKKLIEKKILSEEKLLSLLSEFYGVPYVDLRKKEIPIDIVKVIPRATAEKLLVLPFEKRGPVLRLAMADPSNIQARERVRFTTGFRVEPYVALTFRIKEKLEEIYGKAEEEFFSKIKEEIELGKETGEKEETLSLSSKTSQVITLDDLKSLASQAPIVKLVNAIILEALKKGASDIHIEPFEKEVRIRYRIDGILHIVAKYSPDIKDAIVARIKVLSGLDIAEKRLPQDGRMKATFQGRQIDFRVSTVPTVFGEKVVLRILDRGSLKLNLSELGLEDREYKLLMEAIHSPYGMILVTGPTGSGKTTTLYSVLMTINKPEVNIMTVEDPVEYNIYGINQVQVIPEIGLTFARVLRSFLRQDPDIIMVGEIRDTETAEIAIEAALTGHLVLSTLHTNDAPSTVTRLVDMGIEPFLVASSIILVVAQRLARKICPYCKAPYDYPVEVLKEVGFTDEEIKGLKTYKGMGCEKCNYTGYKGRIGLYEVMEVVPEIKDAIIKGKTADEIRIIAKKYGMRTLREIGKIKIAKGITTPEEILRVTRSY, encoded by the coding sequence ATGAACAGGTTAGATGAGGGAAAACTTAAACAGTTTATTATTGATAGGTTAGGCCTTCCCCCTCAACTTCTTGAGGGGGAGGACTGGGAAAAAAAATTAATAGAAAAGAAAATCCTCTCTGAGGAAAAACTTCTCTCACTCCTCTCGGAATTTTACGGTGTTCCTTATGTGGACTTAAGGAAGAAAGAGATTCCAATAGATATAGTTAAAGTAATTCCAAGAGCTACGGCGGAAAAGCTACTCGTTCTTCCCTTTGAAAAGAGAGGACCTGTTCTTAGACTTGCAATGGCAGACCCTTCCAACATTCAAGCAAGGGAAAGGGTAAGGTTCACAACAGGATTTAGGGTTGAACCTTACGTTGCTCTGACGTTTAGAATAAAGGAAAAGTTGGAGGAAATTTACGGAAAGGCTGAGGAGGAGTTCTTTTCAAAAATAAAAGAAGAGATTGAACTTGGCAAAGAAACGGGGGAAAAGGAGGAGACTCTTTCTCTATCATCAAAAACCTCTCAGGTTATTACTCTCGATGACCTGAAGAGCTTAGCCTCTCAGGCTCCAATAGTTAAACTTGTCAATGCAATTATTCTCGAAGCCCTTAAAAAGGGAGCTTCCGATATCCACATCGAACCCTTTGAAAAGGAAGTGAGAATCAGGTACAGGATAGATGGTATTCTCCACATTGTTGCAAAGTATTCCCCAGATATAAAGGATGCCATCGTTGCGAGAATAAAGGTTCTAAGTGGGCTTGATATAGCAGAGAAGAGGTTGCCACAGGATGGCCGAATGAAGGCTACCTTTCAAGGAAGGCAGATAGACTTTAGGGTATCGACAGTCCCAACGGTGTTTGGAGAAAAGGTAGTTTTGAGAATTCTTGATAGAGGCTCTCTGAAGTTAAATCTCTCTGAATTGGGCTTAGAAGACAGGGAATATAAGCTTTTAATGGAGGCCATCCATTCGCCCTATGGAATGATTTTAGTTACAGGCCCAACCGGTTCCGGTAAAACAACTACTCTCTACTCTGTCCTTATGACTATTAATAAGCCAGAAGTGAACATTATGACGGTTGAGGACCCGGTTGAGTACAACATTTATGGAATAAATCAAGTTCAGGTTATTCCTGAAATAGGTTTAACATTTGCAAGAGTTTTAAGGTCCTTTTTAAGACAGGACCCTGATATAATTATGGTAGGTGAGATAAGGGATACTGAAACGGCAGAGATTGCGATAGAGGCTGCTCTAACAGGTCACCTTGTCCTTTCAACCCTCCATACTAACGATGCCCCCAGTACGGTAACAAGACTTGTAGACATGGGGATTGAACCTTTCTTAGTTGCCTCATCTATTATACTCGTAGTTGCTCAAAGACTTGCCAGAAAGATTTGTCCCTACTGTAAAGCTCCATACGATTACCCAGTTGAGGTTCTTAAGGAAGTCGGTTTTACCGATGAGGAGATAAAGGGATTAAAAACCTACAAGGGAATGGGTTGTGAAAAGTGTAACTATACAGGATACAAGGGAAGGATTGGGCTTTACGAGGTTATGGAGGTTGTTCCTGAAATTAAGGATGCAATAATTAAGGGAAAAACTGCAGATGAAATAAGGATAATTGCCAAGAAATACGGAATGAGAACGCTTAGAGAGATAGGTAAAATAAAAATAGCAAAAGGAATTACCACTCCTGAGGAGATACTCAGGGTAACAAGGAGTTACTGA
- the hemA gene encoding glutamyl-tRNA reductase: MGELKLCCLGVSHKTAPVEVREKFSFKNEDLERNLLKLNSFHSIDEIFILSTCNRVEIYFTTRSETPFKELIDFLIEEKNSSLDEINRHFYRKIDKNAVRHGFYVASSLDSMVVGEPQIVGQFKDAFSLAKDLGTVGTVLCRFCETALKVSKRVRTETGISRNAVSISFAAVELAKKIFGSLNGKNVAIIGAGEMAELAVKHLIANGVSDVFVVNRTFERAQKLAEEFGGKPFPLTELSSVLKVSDIVISSTGAPGYVLTTENVLPSIKERSNRPMFLIDIAVPRDIDPSLNNYENLYVYDIDDLQQVVEANIRERLKEAETAKKIIEGYVERFLKWMRELEIAPLIAELKERAEAIRLEVLSKRLKKLNLTPEQEEEVNNITRIIINKLLHQPITNVKRKAVEDESKSQIVQVFREIFGLGKE, translated from the coding sequence ATGGGAGAGTTAAAACTGTGCTGTTTGGGGGTGAGTCACAAGACTGCTCCTGTTGAGGTAAGGGAGAAGTTCTCTTTCAAGAATGAAGACTTAGAGAGAAATCTGCTGAAGCTTAACTCCTTTCATTCTATTGACGAAATCTTCATCCTCTCAACCTGTAACAGGGTTGAAATTTACTTTACCACCCGTTCTGAGACGCCTTTTAAGGAATTAATAGACTTTTTGATAGAGGAAAAAAATTCCTCTCTTGATGAAATAAACAGACACTTCTATAGAAAGATTGATAAGAATGCAGTAAGACACGGCTTTTACGTTGCCTCAAGTCTTGATTCAATGGTTGTTGGAGAGCCCCAAATCGTGGGACAGTTTAAGGATGCCTTTTCATTGGCTAAGGATTTAGGAACCGTTGGAACGGTTCTGTGCAGGTTCTGTGAAACTGCCCTTAAGGTCTCAAAGAGGGTTAGAACTGAAACGGGAATTTCGAGAAATGCTGTTTCTATAAGTTTTGCAGCCGTTGAGCTTGCAAAGAAGATATTTGGTTCCTTAAACGGCAAGAACGTTGCAATTATCGGTGCAGGTGAAATGGCAGAGCTTGCCGTAAAACACCTAATCGCAAACGGGGTTTCAGATGTATTTGTTGTAAACAGAACATTTGAGAGGGCACAAAAGCTTGCTGAAGAGTTCGGAGGAAAGCCCTTCCCTCTGACGGAGCTCTCCTCAGTTTTGAAAGTATCCGACATTGTTATAAGTTCAACGGGAGCTCCCGGCTACGTCCTAACAACTGAAAACGTCCTACCCTCGATAAAGGAGAGGTCAAACAGGCCGATGTTTTTGATAGATATAGCCGTCCCAAGGGATATAGACCCTTCACTAAACAACTATGAAAACCTCTACGTTTACGATATTGATGACCTTCAACAGGTTGTTGAGGCAAACATAAGGGAGAGGTTAAAGGAAGCTGAAACTGCAAAGAAAATAATAGAGGGTTACGTAGAGAGATTCTTAAAGTGGATGAGGGAGCTTGAGATAGCCCCCCTCATTGCAGAGCTCAAAGAGAGAGCTGAGGCAATAAGGTTAGAGGTTCTATCAAAGAGGCTGAAAAAACTCAACTTGACTCCCGAGCAGGAGGAGGAGGTAAACAACATAACGAGAATAATAATAAACAAGCTCCTCCATCAACCTATTACAAATGTAAAGAGGAAGGCTGTAGAGGATGAGAGTAAGAGCCAGATAGTTCAGGTTTTCAGGGAAATATTTGGACTTGGAAAGGAGTAG
- the hemC gene encoding hydroxymethylbilane synthase: MVIRIGTRKSKLALWQSEWVKLQIEKKFPDVRVELVKITTKGDKILDVPLAKIGDKGLFTKEIEDAMLRGEVDIAVHSLKDVPTKLPEGLKLMAFSDREDPRDALLSNGRYTLSNLPEGAVVGTSSLRRRAQLKIIRPDLRIEDLRGNVDTRIRKLKEGNYDAIILAAAGVKRLGWEEEIDEILSPSVMIPSVSQGILGIEGREGDKEVESIVREAVNSTESEVAATIERAFLRTVEGGCQVPLGCYTVVNGERVHVRAFISDLNGEFFHKEEGVFEVKDLEEADKLGVSVAERLLSAGGREILEELLRCQ; the protein is encoded by the coding sequence ATGGTCATAAGAATAGGAACGAGAAAGAGCAAACTGGCACTGTGGCAGTCTGAATGGGTGAAGCTCCAAATAGAGAAGAAGTTTCCGGACGTTAGGGTAGAGTTGGTTAAGATAACAACGAAAGGAGACAAGATTCTCGATGTTCCCCTCGCAAAGATTGGAGATAAGGGTCTCTTTACAAAGGAGATTGAGGATGCAATGCTGAGAGGGGAGGTTGATATAGCAGTTCACAGCCTGAAGGACGTTCCTACTAAGCTTCCAGAGGGCTTAAAGCTTATGGCGTTCTCAGATAGAGAGGACCCGAGGGATGCTTTACTTTCAAACGGAAGGTACACACTTTCAAATCTCCCTGAAGGTGCAGTTGTTGGAACGAGCTCTTTACGTAGAAGGGCTCAGTTAAAGATTATCCGTCCCGATTTAAGGATAGAGGATTTAAGGGGAAACGTTGATACGAGGATAAGAAAGCTTAAAGAAGGAAATTACGATGCAATCATACTTGCAGCTGCAGGTGTAAAGAGACTTGGCTGGGAGGAAGAGATTGATGAAATTCTCTCTCCAAGCGTTATGATTCCCTCCGTATCTCAGGGTATTTTAGGAATTGAAGGAAGGGAAGGGGATAAGGAAGTAGAAAGTATTGTCAGGGAAGCAGTAAACTCAACCGAATCTGAAGTTGCTGCAACTATTGAGAGGGCTTTTCTAAGGACTGTTGAGGGGGGATGTCAGGTTCCATTGGGGTGTTATACAGTTGTTAACGGAGAAAGGGTTCACGTTAGGGCGTTTATTTCAGACCTTAACGGGGAGTTTTTCCACAAGGAAGAGGGAGTTTTTGAAGTTAAGGACCTTGAAGAAGCAGATAAGTTAGGAGTATCAGTGGCCGAGAGGCTTCTCTCTGCAGGAGGAAGGGAAATTTTAGAGGAGCTCCTAAGGTGTCAGTAA
- a CDS encoding cytochrome C assembly family protein: MNSNVFIYSTAVLYFISSLHYLLYLIVRKEKVSKVGLYSARFGFLTNLIGLILLLFEKGTLSLFTPKGALLLFSLSIVSVFLYFSTKHRISLSGAFLMPWAFILSFASSISSGIPKELFPVGSVGLIHIVSAFIGYSAFVVSAVFSVIYLIFERHLKRKKFSIFFQKLPSLSLIESIVYNSITLGFVFITFSMFAGAVWSQKLFGTYWSWHPKQVITLITWFVYAGIIHLYLYAQWKGKKLCYLSILGFIVIMLNFFGINFLSSKDIHSFKG, translated from the coding sequence ATGAATTCCAACGTTTTTATATACTCAACTGCAGTTCTTTACTTCATCTCCTCCCTCCACTACTTGCTCTACTTGATAGTTAGAAAGGAAAAGGTATCCAAAGTCGGTCTTTACTCAGCAAGGTTTGGGTTCCTGACAAACCTTATCGGTCTGATACTTCTCCTTTTTGAAAAGGGAACTTTATCCCTCTTTACTCCTAAGGGAGCTCTACTCTTATTCTCCCTCAGTATTGTTTCCGTATTTCTCTACTTTTCAACTAAGCACAGGATTTCACTTTCAGGTGCCTTTCTAATGCCCTGGGCTTTTATTCTGTCGTTTGCTTCCTCAATTTCCTCAGGGATACCAAAGGAGCTCTTTCCCGTTGGGAGTGTAGGTTTAATTCATATAGTTTCGGCCTTTATAGGTTACAGTGCCTTTGTAGTTTCGGCCGTTTTCTCAGTAATCTACCTGATATTTGAAAGGCACTTGAAGAGAAAAAAGTTTTCAATATTTTTCCAAAAACTTCCCTCTCTTTCTCTAATTGAATCAATAGTCTACAACTCTATTACGTTGGGTTTTGTCTTTATTACTTTTTCAATGTTTGCCGGAGCAGTCTGGTCACAGAAACTGTTCGGAACCTACTGGAGCTGGCATCCCAAGCAGGTCATTACACTCATAACCTGGTTCGTCTATGCCGGAATTATCCACCTCTACCTTTACGCTCAGTGGAAGGGAAAGAAACTGTGCTATTTGAGCATTTTAGGTTTCATTGTGATAATGTTAAACTTCTTTGGGATAAACTTTCTATCGTCAAAGGATATCCACTCGTTTAAGGGGTAG
- a CDS encoding DUF190 domain-containing protein, with product MKGLVGKRKLLRIFIGLEDKYRGKPLWEYILTLVKENGLSGATVFKAAAGIGAHSELRTFSVWRLSQDLPVVIEIIDREERIRDFLNVIDEIIEEGLIVLQDVEVISYRHRGS from the coding sequence TTGAAGGGGTTAGTAGGGAAGAGGAAACTACTTAGGATTTTCATAGGTTTGGAAGATAAGTATAGAGGAAAACCTTTGTGGGAATATATATTAACACTTGTTAAGGAAAATGGACTTTCGGGAGCTACCGTTTTTAAGGCAGCTGCCGGTATAGGAGCTCACTCGGAGCTCCGCACCTTCTCGGTCTGGCGCCTTTCACAGGACCTTCCCGTTGTTATTGAAATAATTGACAGGGAAGAGAGGATTAGGGATTTCCTAAATGTCATTGATGAAATAATAGAAGAGGGGCTTATTGTCCTTCAGGATGTGGAAGTAATCTCTTACAGACATAGGGGAAGTTAA
- a CDS encoding N-acetylmuramoyl-L-alanine amidase family protein, whose protein sequence is MNRRELLKVLLLGSALELLTEAASARIRRTVIYSVRYSSNGERTRIVLDCSGEIPKRRIREKLKERELWLEIEGAGAVRRLKKKLKSPLVREVTVYPINRRRTKVKITLKNYHRFKIFGLKSCRGKPFRIVVDVFPEFIPISCKVRRVPKRVVVLDPGHGGKDPGAVWPVRSKHPTIEEKRITLSIAFKVRKLLSKRSDIKVVMTRTRDVYVPLLKRAEIAAKECADAFVSIHADSMPNYPQWSGVTVFKASPHLFAKAERTAMAVAKKIRICNDVMCWSITPTLINLSTTVTFAESSKLAEAIVRDLKARVNDDLVNGIRDMQRNIVVLKTPGRPAVLIESGFLTNPLDRRRLLRSSYQWEIAKGIAKGIEDYLYSLNNVALIEG, encoded by the coding sequence ATGAACAGAAGGGAGCTCCTTAAAGTTCTCCTATTGGGAAGTGCTCTTGAACTCTTAACGGAAGCAGCTTCTGCGAGAATTCGCAGAACTGTAATATACAGTGTTAGATATTCCTCAAATGGTGAGAGAACGAGAATTGTCCTTGACTGTTCCGGGGAAATTCCAAAGAGGAGAATAAGGGAGAAACTGAAGGAAAGGGAGCTCTGGTTAGAGATAGAGGGTGCTGGAGCTGTTAGAAGACTTAAGAAGAAACTCAAAAGTCCTTTGGTAAGGGAAGTTACAGTTTATCCGATTAACAGGCGTAGAACAAAGGTCAAAATAACCCTTAAAAATTACCACAGGTTTAAGATATTTGGACTTAAATCCTGCAGAGGGAAGCCATTTAGGATAGTGGTTGACGTTTTTCCTGAATTCATTCCCATAAGCTGTAAGGTTAGGAGAGTTCCAAAGAGGGTTGTTGTATTAGACCCGGGACACGGAGGAAAGGACCCGGGAGCTGTCTGGCCAGTTAGGTCTAAACACCCAACTATTGAGGAAAAGAGGATTACATTATCCATTGCTTTCAAGGTAAGAAAACTCCTATCAAAGAGAAGTGACATAAAAGTTGTAATGACTCGAACGAGGGACGTTTATGTTCCACTACTCAAGAGGGCAGAGATTGCTGCAAAGGAGTGTGCTGATGCTTTTGTAAGTATCCACGCAGATTCAATGCCAAACTATCCACAGTGGAGTGGAGTAACCGTTTTCAAAGCCTCTCCCCACCTCTTTGCAAAGGCAGAGAGAACTGCTATGGCCGTAGCCAAGAAGATAAGAATCTGCAACGATGTTATGTGCTGGAGTATAACACCAACTCTGATAAACCTCTCAACAACGGTAACCTTTGCCGAAAGCTCAAAATTGGCTGAGGCCATTGTTAGAGACCTAAAGGCACGTGTAAATGATGACCTTGTAAACGGAATAAGGGATATGCAGAGAAACATCGTTGTTCTTAAAACACCGGGAAGACCTGCAGTTTTAATAGAAAGTGGCTTTTTAACCAACCCTTTGGACAGGAGGAGACTCCTTAGAAGTAGCTATCAGTGGGAGATAGCTAAGGGAATAGCAAAGGGAATTGAGGATTATTTATACTCTCTAAATAACGTTGCTTTGATTGAGGGATAG
- a CDS encoding EscU/YscU/HrcU family type III secretion system export apparatus switch protein, whose amino-acid sequence MEDGIKKAVALKYEREKDRAPKVVAKGRGIVAEKIVELAKEVGVEILEDRDLVEFLIALDVGEEIPPELYRAVAEILAYVYRVSHRKFPE is encoded by the coding sequence ATGGAAGATGGAATTAAGAAGGCAGTAGCACTAAAGTATGAAAGGGAAAAGGATAGAGCTCCAAAAGTTGTAGCAAAGGGAAGGGGTATCGTTGCTGAAAAGATTGTTGAACTGGCAAAAGAGGTAGGAGTGGAAATTTTAGAGGACAGGGATTTGGTAGAGTTTTTGATAGCTCTCGATGTTGGAGAGGAGATTCCCCCAGAACTTTACAGAGCAGTTGCAGAAATTCTTGCCTACGTTTACAGGGTTAGTCACCGAAAATTTCCTGAATGA
- a CDS encoding uroporphyrinogen-III synthase: protein MSVRVFISSKLPENLKERLSGKVELLDVPLIKTKYLDFNPLILDAFQPDFVVFTSKNGVKYFLSRVNSSKLREYSIVSVGKSTSKLLKIYGLESTYPEKFSANGLISMFEGKSLAGKRFLIVRPKVANKSFIEFLRKNGAVVEEVISYETISDFSLSEEVLNFFKKGVDFAAFTSPSNLKTFLRIVQREYIKETKLIPIGTTTERALIEGGLPVYKLPEEFSLEGIVTLIEKELKFP from the coding sequence GTGTCAGTAAGGGTCTTTATCTCTTCAAAACTTCCGGAAAATCTAAAGGAGAGGTTATCCGGTAAGGTAGAACTCCTTGATGTTCCCCTAATTAAAACTAAATATTTGGACTTTAATCCACTGATATTGGATGCATTTCAGCCGGATTTTGTCGTCTTTACAAGTAAAAATGGCGTAAAGTATTTTCTCTCAAGGGTTAATTCGAGTAAACTTAGAGAATACTCTATTGTATCTGTTGGGAAATCAACATCAAAACTGCTTAAAATTTACGGTTTGGAGTCTACCTATCCTGAAAAATTCAGTGCTAACGGTTTAATTTCCATGTTTGAAGGAAAAAGTTTAGCTGGGAAAAGGTTTTTAATCGTTAGACCAAAGGTAGCGAACAAAAGTTTTATTGAATTCTTAAGGAAAAATGGTGCTGTTGTAGAGGAGGTTATTTCTTACGAGACGATTTCAGACTTTTCCCTCTCTGAAGAAGTTCTAAATTTCTTTAAGAAGGGTGTTGATTTTGCGGCCTTTACAAGTCCTTCCAATCTAAAGACCTTTTTGAGAATAGTTCAAAGGGAGTACATCAAAGAAACTAAGTTAATTCCAATAGGAACTACAACAGAGAGAGCCCTGATAGAAGGAGGATTACCTGTTTATAAACTTCCCGAGGAATTTTCCTTGGAAGGGATTGTAACTTTAATAGAAAAGGAATTAAAATTTCCCTAA
- the flgM gene encoding flagellar biosynthesis anti-sigma factor FlgM produces the protein MKIDRLSAEVLRYLSQDKRVRNGENNSSERYSNNVTDSSSVGEISVEITKELRDFEPPKVSKEKVEEIKRALKEGKYQVNPHKISEAIIQEIFGD, from the coding sequence TTGAAAATAGACAGGCTCTCTGCAGAAGTTTTAAGATATCTAAGTCAGGATAAAAGGGTTAGAAATGGCGAAAATAACAGTTCAGAGAGATACTCTAACAATGTTACGGATAGCTCTTCTGTTGGGGAAATCTCTGTTGAAATAACTAAAGAACTTAGAGATTTTGAACCTCCAAAAGTTTCTAAGGAAAAGGTTGAAGAGATAAAAAGAGCTCTAAAGGAGGGAAAGTATCAGGTTAATCCCCATAAAATTTCCGAGGCAATCATTCAGGAAATTTTCGGTGACTAA